The following are encoded in a window of Arachis duranensis cultivar V14167 unplaced genomic scaffold, aradu.V14167.gnm2.J7QH unplaced_Scaffold_165934, whole genome shotgun sequence genomic DNA:
- the LOC107477124 gene encoding protein PHYLLO, chloroplastic isoform X2 has translation MISLTAARFSSVPTFFILSPSSSPFIFVGARRRPSPPMRTVAADARMGGGAKFDGPVPVSGDIEENDVVFEHCVTRTLPPAVTLEEGLRKIKDAVETLKLSPPRSSTGFLRFQVAVPPSPKALNWFCSQPELSGVYPLIYLSKNVDNPTLKSLYVNGSRGLFGIGSAVSFSRSSSGKPSMIKRYISSDSTHIVAYGFVDINFDSDSISMNIEDGSFYFFIPEIELDELECISILTVTLAWNDFSPTFEEALHSLEISLNQITCYTWSGSDTLKLKSVRSGLRKLNLVEDRAIARVYMNTITPGRRESVVDILELKESPSSSQFCVRLSATRAVSNNMLDQSNKLSSSLIECANINAVWASLVVEECSRLGLTYFCVAPGSRSSPLAVAASSHKLITCISCFDERSLAFHAVGYARGSHVPAVVITSSGTAVSNLLPAVVEASQDFVPLLLLTADRPPELLDCGANQAIDQVNHFGVYVRYFFNLPAPTDQVPTNMVLTTLDSAIHRAITSPCGPVHINCPFREPLESSPRKWRLSCLNGLDLWISNAEPFTKYIHMRPSCIDAVGEMMEVIGLMQKGKHGLILFGAIHTEDEMWAALLLAKHLCWPVFADILSGLRLKKILTSFPDIERNFLFIDNLDHALLSDSVKGLLEIDVVIQLGSRITSKRVCQILEERAPFPYIMVDKHPLRHDPSHIVTHRIQTTIVDFVGFLIKAEFPHTERIWSTSLQLLSKMVEWEILFQINAECSLTEPYVAHMMSDALSSESALFLGNSMPIRDVDMYGLGWSTSNPSVASIMLNSDLPVNLMRVAGNRGASGIDGLLSTAIGFAVGSNKRVFCLVGDISLLHDTNSLAILYQRKLRKPMTIFVVNNHGGAIFSLLPLADKVEPSILHQYFYTSHNIFIQGLCMAHGIKHLHVKTKAEFEDALRLAQHEQVDCMVEIDSSIDANANFHSILRKHSLGAVKDAMRYIPNPGAIKDQHYLYKIRTMKCLRYRFALSAPPTSASVGDNHDEFYREGFIISLILEDGSVGFGEVAPIEIHRENLVDAEYQLRFLVHIMQQVNISCFLSLLKGTFSYWIWNELGIVPSSIFPSVRCGLEMAILNAIAAAKGSNLLNLLHPPISEKDECETSSVQVCALLDSNGSPTDVANVAATLVEEGFSAIKLKVARRYNPTQDAMVIKEVRKKVGCQIIIRADANRKWTYEEAMEFSSLVKDCNLQFIEEPVQDEDDIVKFCEESGLPVALDETIDKIQENPLGTLVKFTHPGIVAVVIKPSVVGGFENAALIGRWAHQLGKMAVVSAAFESSLSLSAYAQFSSYLDMLSFDTVNKLHGKKVSSVAHGLGTYRWLKEDATINPVLIGRNPHSGIVEASVPNASRLLHNFQINQNVICDIIDEEQVLKYQLKLELSSLSCSFEVQETGQKTNQM, from the exons ATGATTTCGTTAACTGCCGCGAGATTTTCCAGTGTACCTACATTCTTCATTCTCTCTCCTTCCTCTTCTCCCTTCATCTTCGTCGGAGCACGCCGGAGACCATCGCCGCCGATGAGAACAGTAGCCGCCGACGCCAGAATGGGAGGAGGAGCGAAGTTCGACGGTCCGGTTCCAGTATCTGGCGACATTGAGGAGAACGACGTCGTTTTTGAGCACTGCGTTACGCGGACTCTTCCCCCTGCGGTGACTTTGGAGGAAGGCCTTCGGAAAATCAAGGATGCCGTTGAGACGCTGAAGCTTTCGCCGCCTCGTAGCTCCACCGGATTCCTTAGGTTTCAG GTGGCTGTGCCTCCAAGTCCTAAGGCATTGAATTGGTTTTGCAGTCAACCGGAGTTGTCTGGAGTGTATCCTCTTATATACCTGTCAAAGAATGTTGACAATCCAACCTTGAAATCGCTGTATGTGAATGGAAGCCGTGGTCTCTTTGGCATTGGCTCTGCTGTGTCTTTTTCACGTTCATCCAGTGGAAAGCCTAGTATGATCAAAAG GTACATCTCTTCTGATTCAACACATATAGTGGCCTACGGTTTTGTGGatattaattttgatagtgACTCGATTTCCATGAATATTGAGGAtggttctttttattttttcattcctGAG ATTGAGTTAGATGAGTTGGAGTGCATTTCCATTTTGACGGTGACACTAGCATGGAATGACTTTTCCCCCACTTTTGAGGAAGCCCTTCATTCACTTGAAATTTCTCTAAACCAG ATTACATGTTATACCTGGTCTGGTAGTGACACATTGAAACTTAAAAGCGTAAGATCTGGCCTCAGAAAACTGAATTTGGTAGAAGATAGAGCTATTGCAAGG GTCTACATGAACACTATCACACCTGGAAGAAGAGAAAGCGTGGTTGACATCTTGGAGCTG AAAGAGTCTCCATCTTCCAGTCAATTCTGTGTCAGGCTTTCAGCAACCCGTGCCGTTTCAAATAACATG TTGGATCAATCCAATAAATTATCATCCTCACTAATTGAGTGTGCCAATATCAATGCTGTATGGGCATCATTAGTTGTTGAAGAATGCTCAAGGCTGGGTTTGACG tatttttgtGTAGCACCTGGATCTCGGTCTTCCCCTCTTGCTGTTGCTGCTTCAAGTCACAAGTTAATCACATGTATTTCATGCTTTGATGAGCGTTCACTTGCTTTTCATGCTGTTGGATATGCAAGAGGGTCTCACGTGCCGGCAGTAGTCATCACATCATCTGGAACTGCAGTTTCAAACCTTCTTCCTGCG GTTGTGGAGGCTAGTCAAGATTTTGTACCACTTCTTTTACTTACAGCAGATCGACCTCCAGAGCTGCTAGATTGTGGAGCCAACCAGGCAATTGATCAG GTGAACCATTTTGGTGTTTATGTGAGATATTTCTTCAATCTTCCTGCACCAACAGATCAAGTTCCTACGAATATGGTACTTACCACTCTTGATTCTGCTATACATCGGGCAATAACTTCACCGTGTGGTCCTGTGCATATTAACTGCCCTTTCAGAGAGCCTTTGGAGAGCAGTCCACGTAAATGGAGGTTAAGCTGTTTAAACGGGCTGGACCTCTGGATCAGTAATGCTGAACCATTTACCAAGTACATTCATATGCGACCATCTTGTATAGATGCTGTAGGAGAAATGATGGAAGTTATAGGCCTGATGCAAAAAGGCAAACATGGTCTTATATTATTTGGTGCAATCCATACAGAGGATGAGATGTGGGCTGCGCTGCTTTTGGCTAAACACCTCTGTTGGCCTGTTTTTGCTGATATTTTGTCAGGGTTGCGCTTGAAAAAGATCTTAACTTCTTTTCCTGATATTGAaagaaactttttatttattgataatCTTGATCATGCTTTACTCTCGGATTCTGTCAAGGGCTTGTTGGAGATTGATGTGGTTATTCAG TTGGGAAGTAGGATAACTAGCAAACGAGTTTGTCAAATTCTAGAGGAGCGTGCTCCTTTTCCATATATTATGGTTGACAAGCATCCACTTCGTCATGATCCATCACATATTGTAACCCACCGGATACAAACTACCATTGTTGATTTTGTGGGTTTTTTAATTAAGGCTGAATTTCCCCATACAGAGCGCATATGGAGCACTTCATTACAACTGTTGAGTAAAATG GTTGAATGGGAGATACTGTTTCAAATCAATGCTGAGTGCTCCCTAACTGAACCTTATGTGGCACATATGATGTCAGATGCTCTTTCTTCTGAGTCTGCTCTTTTCCTTGGTAACAGTATGCCCATTCGTGATGTAGATATGTATGGACTTGGTTGGTCTACAAGCAACCCAAGTGTTGCATCTATCATGTTAAACTCAGACCTACCAGTTAACTTGATGAGGGTGGCTGGTAACAGGGGGGCTAGTGGTATTGATGGATTACTTAGCACGGCTATTGGGTTTGCCGTGGGAAGCAATAAAAGG GTGTTCTGTTTAGTTGGAGACATTTCTTTATTGCATGATACAAACAGTTTGGCAATTTTGTATCAAAG GAAATTACGGAAACCAATGACCATTTTTGTGGTAAATAATCACGGAGGAGCAATTTTCAGTCTTCTTCCATTGGCAGATAAAGTTGAGCCTAGTATCCTTCATCAATACTTCTATACCTCTCATAACATATTTATCCAAGGGCTATGCATGGCACATGG AATCAAACATTTGCACGTGAAGACCAAGGCAGAATTTGAAGATGCTTTACGTTTAGCTCAACATGAGCAAGTGGATTGTATGGTTGAAATTGATAGTTCAATCGATGCCAATGCTAATTTTCACAG TATTTTGAGAAAACACTCTCTGGGTGCTGTGAAAGATGCTATGAGGTACATCCCAAATCCCGGTGCTATTAAAGATCAGCATTATTTGTACAAAATTCGTACAATGAAGTGTTTGAGATATAG ATTTGCACTAAGTGCACCACCAACATCAGCATCTGTTGGTGATAATCATGATGAATTCTATAGAGAAGGATTTATCATATCTTTAATTCTTGAAGATGGAAGTGTTGGTTTTGGTGAG GTTGCTCCGATTGAGATCCACAGAGAAAATTTGGTAGATGCAGAATATCAACTTAGGTTCCTTGTTCATATCATGCAACAAGTTAATATTAGTTGCTTCCTCTCTCTATTGAAGGGCACATTTTCATATTGGATTTGGAATGAGTTGGGAATTGTG CCATCTTCTATTTTTCCTAGTGTTAGATGTGGTTTGGAAATGGCTATCCTCAATGCCATAGCTGCTGCAAAAGGCTCCAACTTGTTGAACCTACTTCATCCTCCTATAAGTGAAAAAGATGAATGTGAAACATCATCAGTTCAGGTTTGTGCACTACTTGATTCAAATGGATCTCCAACAGACGTTGCTAATGTTGCTGCCACATTAGTCGAGGAAGGATTTTCTGCAATCAAACTCAAg GTAGCACGTCGGTATAACCCAACGCAAGATGCCATGGTAATAAAAGAGGTGCGAAAGAAAGTCGGATGCCAGATAATCATACGAGCTGATGCAAATCGGAAGTGGACTTATGAAGAAGCTATGGAGTTCAGCTCTTTGGTTAAGGATTGCAACTTACAGTTTATTGAG GAGCCTGTTCAGGATGAAGACGATATAGTCAAGTTCTGTGAAGAAAGTGGCTTACCTGTTGCACTAGATGAGACCATAGATAAAATTCAAGAAAATCCCCTGGGAACGCTAGTAAAATTTACTCATCCGGGAATAGTTGCTGTT gtTATCAAACCAAGTGTTgttgggggttttgagaatgctGCATTAATTGGACGATGGGCACACCAGCTGGGGAAGATGGCTGTTGTCAGTGCTGCATTTGAAAGCAGTCTAAGTCTATCTGCGTATGCACAGTTTTCTAGTTATCTTGATATGCTAAGTTTTGATACAGTGAACAAGTTACATGGTAAGAAAGTTTCTTCTGTAGCCCATGGTCTTGGAACCTACCGTTGGCTAAAGGAAGATGCAACAATTAATCCAGTTTTAATTGGCCGTAATCCACATAGTGGTATTGTTGAAGCATCTGTACCAAATGCTAGTAGGCTGCTACATAATTTCCAAATCAACCAAAATGTCATATGTGATATTATTGATGAGGAGCAAGTTCTTAAATACCAACTGAAATTAGAGCTTAGTAGTTTATCTTGTTCTTTTGAGGTTCAAGAAACTGGCCAAAAAACAAAT CAAATGTAG
- the LOC107477124 gene encoding protein PHYLLO, chloroplastic isoform X1, with product MISLTAARFSSVPTFFILSPSSSPFIFVGARRRPSPPMRTVAADARMGGGAKFDGPVPVSGDIEENDVVFEHCVTRTLPPAVTLEEGLRKIKDAVETLKLSPPRSSTGFLRFQVAVPPSPKALNWFCSQPELSGVYPLIYLSKNVDNPTLKSLYVNGSRGLFGIGSAVSFSRSSSGKPSMIKRYISSDSTHIVAYGFVDINFDSDSISMNIEDGSFYFFIPEIELDELECISILTVTLAWNDFSPTFEEALHSLEISLNQITCYTWSGSDTLKLKSVRSGLRKLNLVEDRAIARVYMNTITPGRRESVVDILELKESPSSSQFCVRLSATRAVSNNMLDQSNKLSSSLIECANINAVWASLVVEECSRLGLTYFCVAPGSRSSPLAVAASSHKLITCISCFDERSLAFHAVGYARGSHVPAVVITSSGTAVSNLLPAVVEASQDFVPLLLLTADRPPELLDCGANQAIDQVNHFGVYVRYFFNLPAPTDQVPTNMVLTTLDSAIHRAITSPCGPVHINCPFREPLESSPRKWRLSCLNGLDLWISNAEPFTKYIHMRPSCIDAVGEMMEVIGLMQKGKHGLILFGAIHTEDEMWAALLLAKHLCWPVFADILSGLRLKKILTSFPDIERNFLFIDNLDHALLSDSVKGLLEIDVVIQLGSRITSKRVCQILEERAPFPYIMVDKHPLRHDPSHIVTHRIQTTIVDFVGFLIKAEFPHTERIWSTSLQLLSKMVEWEILFQINAECSLTEPYVAHMMSDALSSESALFLGNSMPIRDVDMYGLGWSTSNPSVASIMLNSDLPVNLMRVAGNRGASGIDGLLSTAIGFAVGSNKRVFCLVGDISLLHDTNSLAILYQRKLRKPMTIFVVNNHGGAIFSLLPLADKVEPSILHQYFYTSHNIFIQGLCMAHGIKHLHVKTKAEFEDALRLAQHEQVDCMVEIDSSIDANANFHSILRKHSLGAVKDAMRYIPNPGAIKDQHYLYKIRTMKCLRYRFALSAPPTSASVGDNHDEFYREGFIISLILEDGSVGFGEVAPIEIHRENLVDAEYQLRFLVHIMQQVNISCFLSLLKGTFSYWIWNELGIVPSSIFPSVRCGLEMAILNAIAAAKGSNLLNLLHPPISEKDECETSSVQVCALLDSNGSPTDVANVAATLVEEGFSAIKLKVARRYNPTQDAMVIKEVRKKVGCQIIIRADANRKWTYEEAMEFSSLVKDCNLQFIEEPVQDEDDIVKFCEESGLPVALDETIDKIQENPLGTLVKFTHPGIVAVVIKPSVVGGFENAALIGRWAHQLGKMAVVSAAFESSLSLSAYAQFSSYLDMLSFDTVNKLHGKKVSSVAHGLGTYRWLKEDATINPVLIGRNPHSGIVEASVPNASRLLHNFQINQNVICDIIDEEQVLKYQLKLELSSLSCSFEVQETGQKTNDNVLVFLHGFLGAGEDWSPIMKSFSGSARCISVDLPGHGKSIIHGVNDACEEPLLSMEIIANIFHQLLHHITPGKVTLVGYSMGARIALYLALRFSSKIKGAVLISGSPGLKDKLSQKIRAAKDDSRASSIISHGLESFLNSWYAADLWKSLRSHPYFTRITANRLQHEDLQSLAKMLSGLSIGRQPSLWKDLPNCRTPLLIIHGEKDAKFKKIAQEIMNTVCSGVGSNQEKVNIDIHEVVEIPNCGHAVHLENPLPVVSALRRFLTTL from the exons ATGATTTCGTTAACTGCCGCGAGATTTTCCAGTGTACCTACATTCTTCATTCTCTCTCCTTCCTCTTCTCCCTTCATCTTCGTCGGAGCACGCCGGAGACCATCGCCGCCGATGAGAACAGTAGCCGCCGACGCCAGAATGGGAGGAGGAGCGAAGTTCGACGGTCCGGTTCCAGTATCTGGCGACATTGAGGAGAACGACGTCGTTTTTGAGCACTGCGTTACGCGGACTCTTCCCCCTGCGGTGACTTTGGAGGAAGGCCTTCGGAAAATCAAGGATGCCGTTGAGACGCTGAAGCTTTCGCCGCCTCGTAGCTCCACCGGATTCCTTAGGTTTCAG GTGGCTGTGCCTCCAAGTCCTAAGGCATTGAATTGGTTTTGCAGTCAACCGGAGTTGTCTGGAGTGTATCCTCTTATATACCTGTCAAAGAATGTTGACAATCCAACCTTGAAATCGCTGTATGTGAATGGAAGCCGTGGTCTCTTTGGCATTGGCTCTGCTGTGTCTTTTTCACGTTCATCCAGTGGAAAGCCTAGTATGATCAAAAG GTACATCTCTTCTGATTCAACACATATAGTGGCCTACGGTTTTGTGGatattaattttgatagtgACTCGATTTCCATGAATATTGAGGAtggttctttttattttttcattcctGAG ATTGAGTTAGATGAGTTGGAGTGCATTTCCATTTTGACGGTGACACTAGCATGGAATGACTTTTCCCCCACTTTTGAGGAAGCCCTTCATTCACTTGAAATTTCTCTAAACCAG ATTACATGTTATACCTGGTCTGGTAGTGACACATTGAAACTTAAAAGCGTAAGATCTGGCCTCAGAAAACTGAATTTGGTAGAAGATAGAGCTATTGCAAGG GTCTACATGAACACTATCACACCTGGAAGAAGAGAAAGCGTGGTTGACATCTTGGAGCTG AAAGAGTCTCCATCTTCCAGTCAATTCTGTGTCAGGCTTTCAGCAACCCGTGCCGTTTCAAATAACATG TTGGATCAATCCAATAAATTATCATCCTCACTAATTGAGTGTGCCAATATCAATGCTGTATGGGCATCATTAGTTGTTGAAGAATGCTCAAGGCTGGGTTTGACG tatttttgtGTAGCACCTGGATCTCGGTCTTCCCCTCTTGCTGTTGCTGCTTCAAGTCACAAGTTAATCACATGTATTTCATGCTTTGATGAGCGTTCACTTGCTTTTCATGCTGTTGGATATGCAAGAGGGTCTCACGTGCCGGCAGTAGTCATCACATCATCTGGAACTGCAGTTTCAAACCTTCTTCCTGCG GTTGTGGAGGCTAGTCAAGATTTTGTACCACTTCTTTTACTTACAGCAGATCGACCTCCAGAGCTGCTAGATTGTGGAGCCAACCAGGCAATTGATCAG GTGAACCATTTTGGTGTTTATGTGAGATATTTCTTCAATCTTCCTGCACCAACAGATCAAGTTCCTACGAATATGGTACTTACCACTCTTGATTCTGCTATACATCGGGCAATAACTTCACCGTGTGGTCCTGTGCATATTAACTGCCCTTTCAGAGAGCCTTTGGAGAGCAGTCCACGTAAATGGAGGTTAAGCTGTTTAAACGGGCTGGACCTCTGGATCAGTAATGCTGAACCATTTACCAAGTACATTCATATGCGACCATCTTGTATAGATGCTGTAGGAGAAATGATGGAAGTTATAGGCCTGATGCAAAAAGGCAAACATGGTCTTATATTATTTGGTGCAATCCATACAGAGGATGAGATGTGGGCTGCGCTGCTTTTGGCTAAACACCTCTGTTGGCCTGTTTTTGCTGATATTTTGTCAGGGTTGCGCTTGAAAAAGATCTTAACTTCTTTTCCTGATATTGAaagaaactttttatttattgataatCTTGATCATGCTTTACTCTCGGATTCTGTCAAGGGCTTGTTGGAGATTGATGTGGTTATTCAG TTGGGAAGTAGGATAACTAGCAAACGAGTTTGTCAAATTCTAGAGGAGCGTGCTCCTTTTCCATATATTATGGTTGACAAGCATCCACTTCGTCATGATCCATCACATATTGTAACCCACCGGATACAAACTACCATTGTTGATTTTGTGGGTTTTTTAATTAAGGCTGAATTTCCCCATACAGAGCGCATATGGAGCACTTCATTACAACTGTTGAGTAAAATG GTTGAATGGGAGATACTGTTTCAAATCAATGCTGAGTGCTCCCTAACTGAACCTTATGTGGCACATATGATGTCAGATGCTCTTTCTTCTGAGTCTGCTCTTTTCCTTGGTAACAGTATGCCCATTCGTGATGTAGATATGTATGGACTTGGTTGGTCTACAAGCAACCCAAGTGTTGCATCTATCATGTTAAACTCAGACCTACCAGTTAACTTGATGAGGGTGGCTGGTAACAGGGGGGCTAGTGGTATTGATGGATTACTTAGCACGGCTATTGGGTTTGCCGTGGGAAGCAATAAAAGG GTGTTCTGTTTAGTTGGAGACATTTCTTTATTGCATGATACAAACAGTTTGGCAATTTTGTATCAAAG GAAATTACGGAAACCAATGACCATTTTTGTGGTAAATAATCACGGAGGAGCAATTTTCAGTCTTCTTCCATTGGCAGATAAAGTTGAGCCTAGTATCCTTCATCAATACTTCTATACCTCTCATAACATATTTATCCAAGGGCTATGCATGGCACATGG AATCAAACATTTGCACGTGAAGACCAAGGCAGAATTTGAAGATGCTTTACGTTTAGCTCAACATGAGCAAGTGGATTGTATGGTTGAAATTGATAGTTCAATCGATGCCAATGCTAATTTTCACAG TATTTTGAGAAAACACTCTCTGGGTGCTGTGAAAGATGCTATGAGGTACATCCCAAATCCCGGTGCTATTAAAGATCAGCATTATTTGTACAAAATTCGTACAATGAAGTGTTTGAGATATAG ATTTGCACTAAGTGCACCACCAACATCAGCATCTGTTGGTGATAATCATGATGAATTCTATAGAGAAGGATTTATCATATCTTTAATTCTTGAAGATGGAAGTGTTGGTTTTGGTGAG GTTGCTCCGATTGAGATCCACAGAGAAAATTTGGTAGATGCAGAATATCAACTTAGGTTCCTTGTTCATATCATGCAACAAGTTAATATTAGTTGCTTCCTCTCTCTATTGAAGGGCACATTTTCATATTGGATTTGGAATGAGTTGGGAATTGTG CCATCTTCTATTTTTCCTAGTGTTAGATGTGGTTTGGAAATGGCTATCCTCAATGCCATAGCTGCTGCAAAAGGCTCCAACTTGTTGAACCTACTTCATCCTCCTATAAGTGAAAAAGATGAATGTGAAACATCATCAGTTCAGGTTTGTGCACTACTTGATTCAAATGGATCTCCAACAGACGTTGCTAATGTTGCTGCCACATTAGTCGAGGAAGGATTTTCTGCAATCAAACTCAAg GTAGCACGTCGGTATAACCCAACGCAAGATGCCATGGTAATAAAAGAGGTGCGAAAGAAAGTCGGATGCCAGATAATCATACGAGCTGATGCAAATCGGAAGTGGACTTATGAAGAAGCTATGGAGTTCAGCTCTTTGGTTAAGGATTGCAACTTACAGTTTATTGAG GAGCCTGTTCAGGATGAAGACGATATAGTCAAGTTCTGTGAAGAAAGTGGCTTACCTGTTGCACTAGATGAGACCATAGATAAAATTCAAGAAAATCCCCTGGGAACGCTAGTAAAATTTACTCATCCGGGAATAGTTGCTGTT gtTATCAAACCAAGTGTTgttgggggttttgagaatgctGCATTAATTGGACGATGGGCACACCAGCTGGGGAAGATGGCTGTTGTCAGTGCTGCATTTGAAAGCAGTCTAAGTCTATCTGCGTATGCACAGTTTTCTAGTTATCTTGATATGCTAAGTTTTGATACAGTGAACAAGTTACATGGTAAGAAAGTTTCTTCTGTAGCCCATGGTCTTGGAACCTACCGTTGGCTAAAGGAAGATGCAACAATTAATCCAGTTTTAATTGGCCGTAATCCACATAGTGGTATTGTTGAAGCATCTGTACCAAATGCTAGTAGGCTGCTACATAATTTCCAAATCAACCAAAATGTCATATGTGATATTATTGATGAGGAGCAAGTTCTTAAATACCAACTGAAATTAGAGCTTAGTAGTTTATCTTGTTCTTTTGAGGTTCAAGAAACTGGCCAAAAAACAAAT GACAATGTACTAGTATTTCTTCATGGTTTCCTTGGAGCTGGTGAAGATTGGAGTCCTATCATGAAGAGCTTTTCTGGATCAGCAAGATGCATCTCAGTGGATCTTCCTGGTCATGGAAAATCAATAATACATGGTGTGAATGATGCTTGTGAGGAACCATTGTTGTCAATGGAAATAATAGCTAATATATTCCATCAACTATTACATCAtataactccaggaaaagttaCACTAGTTGGGTATTCGATGGGTGCTAGGATTGCATTGTATCTTGCACTCAGATTCAGTAGTAAG ATAAAAGGAGCTGTGTTAATATCTGGAAGCCCtggattaaaagataaattatcaCAAAAAATCCGTGCAGCTAAAGATGACTCCAGAGCAAGTTCTATCATTTCTCATGGTTTAGAATCTTTTCTCAATTCCTGGTATGCAGCAGATCTGTGGAAAAG CTTAAGAAGCCATCCTTACTTCACACGAATCACTGCTAATCGCTTGCAACATGAAGACCTGCAGAGTCTTGCCAAGATGTTGTCTGGATTAAGCATAGGAAGGCAGCC ATCGTTGTGGAAAGATCTGCCAAATTGCAGAACACCTCTTCTTATCATACACGGAGAAAAGGAtgcaaaatttaagaaaattgcTCAAGAAATTATGAACACAGTCTGTTCCGGAGTGGGGAGCAATCAAGAAAAAGTGAATATAGACATCCATGAGGTGGTTGAGATTCCCAACTGTGGCCATGCTGTCCATTTGGAGAACCCGCTTCCTGTAGTTTCCGCCTTGAGACGATTCCTAACTACACTCTGA